A window of Methylothermaceae bacteria B42 contains these coding sequences:
- a CDS encoding pilus assembly protein PilE has product MKRTQQGFTLIELMIVVAIIGILAAIAIPAYQDYTIRAKVSEGIVAASAAKASVSEYYTSQGAMPATGTAAGFVTTSTAIIQSLGYTQVSTTAGNVTVAFKAIGGDAAAGETIIFRGVGSSSGVTWTCTGGTLDDKYRPANCRG; this is encoded by the coding sequence ATGAAACGCACACAACAGGGTTTTACCTTGATCGAATTGATGATCGTGGTGGCGATCATCGGCATTTTGGCGGCGATTGCGATTCCTGCTTACCAAGATTACACCATTCGCGCTAAGGTTTCAGAAGGTATAGTAGCAGCTTCAGCTGCAAAAGCATCTGTATCTGAGTACTACACATCTCAAGGCGCAATGCCGGCAACCGGAACAGCAGCAGGTTTTGTTACAACTAGTACAGCAATTATTCAATCCCTCGGATATACACAAGTTAGTACTACTGCGGGAAATGTTACCGTTGCATTTAAGGCAATCGGCGGCGATGCAGCTGCTGGTGAAACAATCATATTCAGGGGAGTAGGTAGCTCGTCCGGAGTAACATGGACCTGCACCGGAGGCACCTTGGATGATAAATACCGTCCTGCAAATTGCCGCGGCTAA
- a CDS encoding plasmid stabilization protein ParE has translation MPHFSLTNAAKNDLVGIAKYTQQRWGVGQRDKYLAQLDDMFHQLADNPELGKRCDYIKRGYRKFPIASHVIYYRTASSQIEIIRVLHKRMDVSESIF, from the coding sequence TTGCCTCATTTCTCCCTCACCAACGCGGCCAAAAACGACCTGGTAGGTATTGCCAAATATACGCAACAACGCTGGGGAGTCGGTCAGCGCGATAAATACCTGGCTCAACTTGATGATATGTTTCATCAATTAGCCGATAATCCAGAGCTTGGCAAGCGCTGTGATTACATTAAGCGTGGCTATAGAAAATTTCCCATCGCCAGCCATGTAATTTATTACCGGACCGCTTCCAGCCAAATTGAAATTATTCGCGTGCTTCATAAGCGCATGGACGTTTCTGAATCAATTTTTTAG
- a CDS encoding antitoxin has protein sequence MSKNTSITLGPHFEDFINRQLKTGRFSSASEVIRAALRLLEEEETKLATLRKLLEEGEQSGMSDYTLTGLIDELNSDIH, from the coding sequence ATGAGCAAAAACACCAGCATTACCCTTGGCCCCCACTTTGAGGACTTTATTAATAGGCAACTGAAAACAGGGCGGTTTTCTTCCGCCAGCGAAGTGATTCGCGCCGCTCTGCGGTTATTGGAAGAGGAAGAAACCAAGCTTGCCACCCTTCGAAAATTGCTTGAAGAAGGCGAACAAAGTGGGATGTCAGACTACACGCTTACAGGGCTTATTGACGAACTGAACAGCGACATCCACTAG